One genomic region from Populus nigra chromosome 8, ddPopNigr1.1, whole genome shotgun sequence encodes:
- the LOC133701866 gene encoding uncharacterized protein LOC133701866 isoform X1 has translation MDYDDNDFQSHNLHLVGEGSNKFPPVLQPYALPKFDFDDSLHGSLRFDSLVETEVFLGIENNEDNQWIEDYSRGTSGIQFSSRAAESCSISRCNNVWSEATSSESVEMLLKSVGQEDNTPVQTNSRESDACDELGCILKHMEPSLKQENNTPPKVEVTANLQVKFLPGENVEDFSVLDNDAGGQQPLDGSSQDLKGDVSADSGLGPSVDPSAISIEARQPVIEGSLSIDGDSNNVNHRGDDDLVNGSLDDRLQKGPASGMQDGASVQIIATGNDESNVKDGPDNVNDTYDDSKVVLKTDTAENQKRKPILSQEGQMEDENPHSSAVESMEEANIIEINSINLGEPSCIIAKEHSCLPEDLVTSDQSRVDTVGGSMMAVEDNMIFERHEIEDSNGSQLDNKNLANKCEGSHLSVEGSEPSEVKVGGTSISDIGGFSSLAAGCSSTEVIVETHAEGHVSSSILAESLQICGENIVPADGKDTIELPSRNASPENDLIASRLQSDTASDNKSDGCRNANMVTCDAMDDVSVPSGDVTSMDAVISHKDVKMSPLSGISSSPLDKEKEIADKISVEASLSDLKTSSEVIAGLDPVSVSEEDASSGAARQMLCESAEQSPLMMDASKTEGPQSEVSNKVSMKCTKDMEVCPVLGDSTANKGNDAEVPEKENDEKGSSKVLEPTVNNSEMLGPISSEREECQVDTSLKGQKENEAAIMCRDKSDGKIAVLSTNDCGSCADVGKPTSGSPIVIRAAGEFQSESDKDGAKCSVEQTSVVDSNASKALSCSQDPKQNDASKDERSFTFEVSPLANMPLKSADNKWQSFFSIPATKVSPIVNASPSASGVVQIDPKIAQDPSHGSPKVSDVATVRTGSKGTSERKTRRSSGKALGKESARKGNPTKETASVRLEKGEKMSNVSPGPSGISQHVQSNEMQCYGHVDSSTMKPFVLAPSSSNLPDLNSSVSPSLMFQQPFTDLQQVQLRAQIFVYGALIQGTAPDEAYMISAFGGSDGGKSIWENALRSSIERLHGQKPHLTTLETPLLSRPGARAPDQAIKQSNVQSKVISSPIGRTSMGTHTIVNPMVPLSSPLWSVPNPSSDTFQSSSMPRGPFMDHQRALSPLHLHQTPQIRNFAGNPWISQSPFCGPWVTSPQTLALDTSGRFSAQLPITEPVQLTPVKDLSKPITSGAKHVSPGPVVQSGTSASVFTGNFPVPDAKKVTASSSQPLTDPKPRKRKKASVSESPSQNILHIHPQTESVPGPVTSYPSTSIAMTTPIVFVSKSPTEKFVTSVSPTPTDIRKQDQNAEQRNILSEETLDKVKAARVQAEDAANLAAAAVSQRQEIWNQLDKQRNSGISPDVETKLASAAVAIAAAAAVAKAAAAAANVASNAALQAKLMADEAVVSGGYSNPSQDNAISVSEGMESLGRTTPDFVLKGDDGTNSSSSILVAAREAARRRVEAASAAAIRAENMDAIVKAAELAAEAVSQAGKIVSMGDPLSLNELVAAGPEGYWEVAQINNELGSKSNDTGRKTININTVGEGPDTSPVLDKKETQVNNYGKPPAPTEGSTVDHARLVDGFSNSVATTLKDAKGRKGYKVSESEDGSRSLGTTVDYNCIKEGSHVEVFKDGNGYKAAWFSAKVMDLKDGKAYVSYTDLSSAEGSEKLKEWVALKGEGDEAPKIRIARPVTAMPFEGTRKRRRAAMVDYVWSVGDKVDAWIQDSWWEGVVTERSKKDETMLTVNFPVQGETSVVKAWHLRPSLLWEDEEWVEWSGSRAGTHSTNGGDTPQEKRPRVRGPVVDAKGKDKLPKGLDSVETDKPDEPTLLDLAAHEKLFNIGKSMKDGKRPDALRMARTGLQKEGSRVIFGVPKPGKKRKFMEVSKHYVADRSSKNNEVNDPDKFAKYLMPQGSGSRGWKNTLKTESLEKRTAASKPKVLKSGKPQNVSGRTIAQKDNSLTTAVSASDGAATDHVAKNKASTSHVENRSEKHALTDFQPLSSSVGGAEGQIFSSSSLSSDTLSSKKMSTSTSNAKPPRGSKGKLAPADGKFGRIEEDKVLIGSSSKSTSDIAEPRRSNRRIQPTSRLLEGLQSSLMVTKIPSVSHDRSQKNRTAARGNNHG, from the exons ATGGATTATGATGACAATGATTTTCAAAGCCACAATCTTCATTTAGTGGGTGAAGGAAGCAACAAATTTCCTCCTGTTTTACAGCCATATGCTCTCcccaaatttgattttgatgacaGTCTTCATGGATCGTTAAGGTTTGATAGTTTGGTTGAGACTGAGGTTTTTCTTGGCATTGAAAATAACGAGGACAACCAGTGGATTGAAGATTACTCTCGTGGTACCAGTGGGATACAGTTTAGTTCAAGGGCGGCAGAGTCTTGCTCTATATCAAGGTGCAACAATGTTTGGTCTGAAGCCACTTCCTCAGAATCTGTGGAAATGTTATTAAAATCTGTTGGCCAGGAAGATAATACTCCTGTACAAACTAATTCTAGGGAATCAGATGCCTGTGATGAACTGGGTTGCATACTAAAGCACATGGAGCCCAGCTTGAAACAGGAAAACAATACACCACCTAAAGTGGAAGTTACAGCAAATTTACAGGTTAAATTTCTGCCAGGTGAGAATGTGGAAGATTTTTCTGTGTTAGATAATGATGCCGGAGGGCAGCAGCCTCTTGATGGTAGTTCTCAGGATCTTAAAGGTGACGTATCTGCTGATAGTGGTTTGGGACCTTCAGTTGACCCATCTGCCATTAGTATAGAGGCCAGACAACCTGTTATCGAAGGGAGTTTGTCAATTGATGGTGATTCTAATAATGTTAATCACAGGGGAGATGATGATTTGGTGAATGGATCTTTGGATGACAGGCTTCAAAAAGGTCCTGCTTCAGGGATGCAGGATGGTGCCTCTGTGCAAATAATTGCTACAGGAAATGATGAGTCAAATGTAAAAGATGGTCCAGATAATGTAAATGACACTTATGATGATAGTAAAGTTGTTCTGAAAACAGACACTGCTGAGAATCAGAAAAGGAAACCCATATTAAGTCAAGAGGGCCAAATGGAGGATGAGAATCCTCACTCAAGCGCAGTGGAATCTATGGAAGAAGCGAACATCATTGAAATTAACTCGATTAATTTGGGGGAACCTTCTTGCATAATAGCAAAGGAGCATTCTTGCCTGCCAGAAGACCTAGTGACTAGTGATCAGTCCAGAGTGGATACAGTTGGGGGATCAATGATGGCTGTTGAAGATAATATGATTTTTGAGAGGCATGAAATTGAGGACTCGAATGGTTCTCAATTGGATAACAAGAACTTAGCTAACAAGTGTGAGGGATCTCATCTATCTGTTGAAGGCAGTGAGCCTTCTGAAGTGAAAGTTGGTGGAACAAGCATTAGCGATATAGGTGGTTTTTCTAGTTTGGCAGCAGGGTGTTCTTCAACTGAAGTTATTGTAGAAACACATGCTGAGGGCCATGTTTCATCCTCCATACTTGCTGAATCATTGCAAATATGTGGGGAAAATATAGTTCCTGCTGATGGAAAGGACACCATAGAGCTTCCTTCTAGAAATGCTAGCCCTGAAAACGACTTGATAGCTTCAAGATTACAGTCAGATACTGCTTCTGACAACAAATCAG ATGGCTGCAGAAATGCTAACATGGTAACCTGTGATGCAATGGATGATGTTTCAGTACCTTCTGGAGATGTCACTAGCATGGATGCGGTTATTAGTCACAAAGATGTCAAAATGTCACCTTTAAGTGGGATAAGTTCTAGTCCCTTagataaagagaaagaaattgcAGACAAAATTTCTGTGGAGGCGAGTTTATCTGATCTGAAGACCTCTTCTGAAGTGATAGCTGGATTAGATCCCGTTTCTGTATCTGAAGAAGATGCTTCTTCTGGTGCTGCTAGACAGATGTTATGTGAGTCAGCTGAACAATCTCCATTAATGATGGATGCTAGTAAAACAGAAGGACCTCAATCAGAAGTAAGTAACAAAGTCAGCATGAAGTGCACAAAGGATATGGAAGTGTGTCCAGTTCTTGGTGACTCAACTGCAAACAAAGGAAATGATGCTGAAGtgccagaaaaagaaaatgatgaaaaggGATCATCCAAAGTTTTAG aACCAACCGTAAATAATAGTGAGATGCTGGGACCTATCTCATCGGAAAGGGAGGAGTGTCAGGTGGATACAAGTCTGAAAGGCCAGAAAGAAAATGAAGCTGCCATTATGTGTAGAGATAAAAGTGATGGGAAGATAGCTGTCCTGAGTACAAATG ATTGTGGAAGTTGTGCTGATGTTGGCAAGCCAACCAGCGGATCCCCTATTGTCATCAGAGCCGCTGGGGAATTTCAGAGTGAAAGTGACAAAGATGGAGCCAAATGCTCAGTGGAGCAGACTTCTGTTGTTGATAGCAATGCCAGCAAAGCTTTGTCCTGTTCTCAGGATCCGAAACAAAATGATGCATCCAAAGATGAGAGGAGCTTCACTTTTGAGGTCAGTCCACTAGCAAATATGCCTCTGAAATCAGCTGACAATAAATGGCAGTCATTTTTCAGCATACCAGCCACTAAAGTGTCACCG ATTGTGAATGCTTCTCCATCAGCATCTGGTGTAGTCCAGATAGATCCCAAGATTGCTCAAGACCCTTCTCATGGAAGTCCAAAGGTGTCTGATGTTGCCACTGTGCGTACTGGTTCTAAAGGTACTTCTGAGCGTAAAACAAGACGATCATCTGGTAAGGCCTTGGGAAAGGAAAGTGCCAGAAAAGGAAATCCCACTAAAGAAACTGCTTCTGTGAGACTagagaaaggggaaaaaatgagCAATGTCTCCCCGGGCCCTTCTGGGATATCACAACATGTGCAATCGAATGAGATGCAGTGCTATGGTCATGTGGATTCCAGTACTATGAAACCATTTGTTCTTGCACCATCCTCATCAAACCTTCCAGATTTGAATTCTTCTGTTTCTCCATCTTTGATGTTTCAACAACCCTTCACAGACTTGCAACAAGTGCAATTGCGTGCCCAGATCTTTGTTTATGGTGCTTTGAT TCAAGGAACAGCTCCAGATGAAGCATATATGATATCAGCATTTGGAGGATCTG ATGGTGGTAAAAGCATTTGGGAGAATGCTTTACGCTCGTCTATAGAACGGCTTCATGGTCAAAAACCTCATCTCACTACTCTGGAGACCCCTTTGCTGTCACGTCCTG GTGCCAGAGCTCCTGATCAAGCAATTAAACAGAGTAATGTTCAAAGTAAAGTAATCTCTTCACCAATTGGTCGAACCAGCATGGGCACTCATACGATTGTGAACCCCATGGTGCCCCTTTCTTCACCGCTCTGGAGTGTACCTAATCCCTCCAGTGACACATTTCAATCAAGCAGCATGCCAAGGGGTCCATTTATGGATCATCAGCGAGCTCTTTCTCCTTTGCATCTTCATCAAACTCCACAGATAAGAAATTTTGCTGGTAACCCGTGGATATCTCAATCACCCTTTTGTGGTCCCTGGGTTACTTCTCCGCAGACACTTGCACTTGATACAAGTGGTCGTTTTTCTGCACAATTGCCTATTACAGAACCAGTTCAATTGACACCTGTAAAAGACTTATCCAAGCCAATTACCTCCGGTGCAAAACATGTTTCCCCTGGTCCTGTGGTTCAGAGTGGGACTTCTGCCAGTGTTTTCACTGGGAATTTTCCTGTTCCAGATGCAAAAAAGGTTACAGCATCATCCAGTCAACCTCTTACTGATCCAAAgcctagaaaaagaaaaaaggcttCAGTTTCTGAGAGTCCTAGCCAGAATATTTTGCATATTCACCCACAAACAGAATCAGTTCCTGGTCCTGTTACGAGTTATCCATCAACTTCTATAGCCATGACAACCCCTATTGTCTTTGTTTCTAAATCTCCTACAGAGAAATTTGTTACTTCTGTATCTCCAACTCCTACTGATATTAGAAAACAGGATCAAAATGCAGAACAAAGGAATATTTTGTCAGAGGAGACCCTTGATAAAGTAAAGGCTGCGAGGGTGCAGGCAGAGGATGCCGCTAatcttgctgctgctgctgttagTCAAAGACAGGAAATATGGAATCAGTTAGATAAGCAGAGAAATTCTGGGATATCACCAGATGTTGAAACCAAACTAGCTTCTGCAGCTGTTGCaatagcagcagcagctgctgTTGCGAAAGCAGCAGCTGCAGCTGCCAATGTTGCATCTAATGCTGCACTGCAAGCAAAACTGATGGCTGATGAAGCAGTAGTTTCTGGTGGTTACAGCAATCCCAGTCAAGACAATGCAATTTCTGTTTCTGAAGGCATGGAGAGTTTGGGGAGGACTACTCCTGATTTTGTCCTGAAGGGTGATGATGGGACAAACAGTTCCAGTTCAATCCTTGTTGCTGCAAGGGAGGCTGCTAGACGAAGAGTTGAAGCAGCTTCTGCTGCTGCAATAAGAGCTGAGAATATGGATGCTATTGTTAAGGCTGCTGAGCTGGCTGCAGAAGCTGTGTCCCAAGCTGGGAAGATAGTTTCTATGGGCGATCCTCTGTCACTGAATGAGCTAGTAGCTGCAGGTCCAGAGGGCTATTGGGAAGTGGCCCAAATAAACAATGAGCTGGGCTCTAAATCAAATGATACAGGTAGAAAAACTATCAACATAAATACTGTTGGAGAAGGACCAGACACTTCTCCTGTGCTGGATAAGAAAGAGACACAGGTCAATAACTATGGGAAACCACCTGCTCCAACAGAGGGGTCCACTGTGGACCATGCAAGATTGGTAGATGGTTTCTCAAATTCTGTTGCAACCACTTTGAAGGATGCTAAAGGACGAAAGGGTTACAAGGTGTCTGAATCTGAGGATGGTTCGAGATCTTTGGGAACTACAGTAGACTATAATTGTATCAAGGAAGGGTCCCATGTAGAG GTTTTCAAAGATGGGAATGGATATAAAGCAGCCTGGTTCTCAGCCAAAGTGATGGATTTAAAAGATGGGAAAGCATATGTGAGTTATACTGACCTTTCATCAGCTGAAG GCTCAGAGAAGCTAAAGGAGTGGGTGGCACTTAAAGGTGAAGGAGATGAAGCACCAAAAATACGAATTGCTCGCCCTGTAACTGCCATGCCATTTGAAGGAACAAGGAAGAGACGGCGAGCTGCCATGGTGGACTATGTTTGGTCTGTTGGTGACAAAGTGGATGCATGGATACAAGATAG ctgGTGGGAAGGAGTGGTCACTGAAAGGAGCAAGAAAGATGAAACCATGCTAACAGTCAATTTTCCAG TTCAAGGAGAAACATCAGTGGTTAAAGCATGGCATCTACGCCCTTCTCTCCTTTGGGAAGATGAGGAATGGGTTGAATGGTCTGGTTCAAGAGCAGGCACTCACTCTACCAATGGG GGTGATACACCACAAGAAAAACGACCAAGGGTGCGGGGCCCTGTGGTGGACGCCAAAGGGAAGGATAAGTTGCCGAAAGGTTTGGATTCTGTGGAAACTGATAAACCTGATGAACCTACTTTACTGGATTTAGCTGCTCATGAAAAATTGTTCAATATTGGGAAGAGTATGAAAGATGGGAAGAGACCGGATGCACTTAGAATGGCACGGACTGGGTTGCAGAAGGAAGGATCAAGAGTGATCTTTGGTGTACCAAAgcctggaaaaaaaagaaagtttatgGAAGTGAGCAAGCATTATGTTGCAGATCGGAGCAGCAAAAACAATGAAGTAAATGATCCAGATAAGTTTGCTAAATATTTGATGCCTCAGGGATCTGGATCCCGTGGATGGAAGAATACTTTGAAAACTGAATCACTTGAAAAACGAACAGCTGCATCAAAGCCCAAGGTTCTCAAGTCAGGAAAGCCACAGAATGTTTCTGGTAGAACAATTGCTCAGAAGGACAACTCATTGACTACTGCAGTTTCTGCTTCTGATGGTGCTGCTACAGATCATGTTGCAAAGAACAAGGCTTCTACAAGCCATGTTGAAAATAGATCCGAAAAACATGCCTTGACTGACTTTCAGCCCTTATCTAGCTCTGTGGGGGGAGCAGAGGGTCAAATATTTTCatcctcttctctttcttcagATACACTTTCCTCTAAGAAAATGTCCACATCCACATCAAATGCTAAACCTCCACGGGGAAGTAAAGGAAAACTTGCTCCTGCTGATGGAAAGTTTGGTAGAATTGAGGAGGACAAAGTTCTCATTGGCAGTTCTTCAAAATCAACCTCTGATATTGCTGAGCCCCGGAGGTCTAATCGTAGAATTCAGCCTACATCGAGA CTATTAGAAGGGCTACAAAGCTCCTTGATGGTCACAAAAATTCCATCTGTATCACATGACAGAAGTCAGAAAAATAGGACTGCTGCTAGAG GGAATAACCATGGTTGA